A part of Loxodonta africana isolate mLoxAfr1 chromosome 11, mLoxAfr1.hap2, whole genome shotgun sequence genomic DNA contains:
- the DSEL gene encoding dermatan-sulfate epimerase-like protein: MALMFTGHFLFLALVMFGFSTFEESVSNYSEWAVFTDEIDQFKSQKVQDFKPNQKPKKSMLHPSLYFDAGEIQAMRQKSHTSHLHLFRVIRSAVTAMLSNPTYYLPPPKHADFAAKWNEIYGNNLPPLALYCLLCPEDKVAFEFVLEYMDRMAGYKDWLVENAPGDEVPVGHSLTGFATAFDFLYNLLDNHRRQKYLEKIWVITEEMYEYSKVRAWGKQLLHNHQATNMIALLTGALVTGADKGSKANIWKQIVVDVMEKTMFLLNHVVDGSLDEGVAYGSYTSKSVTQYVFLAQRHFNINNLDNNWLKMHFWFYYATLLPGFQRTVGIADSNYNWFYGPESQLVFLDKFILKNGAGNWLAQQIRKHRPKDGPMVPSTAQRWSTLHTEYIWYDPQLTPQPPAEYGTAKMHVFPNWGVVTYGAGLPNTQTNTFVSFKSGKLGGRAVYDIVHFQPYSWIDGWRSFNPGHEHPDQNSFTFAPNGQVFVSEALYGPKLSHLNNVLVFAPSPSSQCNKPWEGQLGECAQWLRWTGEEVGDAAGEIITASQHGEMMFVSGEAVSAYSSTMKLKSVYRALLLLNSQTLLVVDHIEKQEDSPINSVSAFFHNLDIDFKYIPYRFMNRYNGAMMDVWDAHYKMFWFDHRGNSPMASIQEAEQAAEFKKRWTQFVNVTFPMESTIMRIAYIFFGPYVNVSSCKFIDNSKSGLQISLNVNNTEHVVSIVTDYHNLKTRFGYLGFGGYANVADQGQITRFGLGTQAIVKPVRHDRVIFPFGFKFNIAVGLILCISLVILAFQWQFYVSFRKLMRWILILVIALWFIELLDVWSTCTQPICAKWTRTEAKASKKALSSEEHHVSLPDVVITSLPGSGAEILKQLFFNSSDFLYIRVPTAYIDIPETEFEIDSFVDACEWKVSDIRSGRFRLLRGWLQSLVQDTKLHLQNIHLHEPNRGKLSQYFTANKDRKRKSKRRESLLEQRSRMKGTFDRDAEYIRALRRHLVYYPSARPVLSLSSGSWTLKLHFFHEVLGASLRALYVVRDPRAWIYSVLYSSKPSLYSLKNVPEHLAKLFKIEGGKGKCNLNSGYAFEYESLRKELSKSKSNAVSLLSHLWLANTAAALRINIDLLPTSYQLVKFEDIVRFPQKTTESIFAFLGIPLSPASLNQILFATSTNLFYLPYEGEISPTNINVWKQNLPRDEIKLIENICWTLMDHLGYPKFMD; this comes from the coding sequence ATGGCGTTAATGTTTACAGGACATTTCCTTTTTTTAGCATTAGTGATGTTTGGTTTCTCTACTTTTGAGGAATCTGTGAGCAATTATTCTGAATGGGCAGTTTTCACAGATGAGATAGATCAGTTTAAGTCACAGAAGGTTCAAGACTTCAAACCCAACCAAAAGCCGAAGAAAAGCATGCTTCATCCAAGTTTATATTTTGATGCTGGAGAAATTCAAGCAATGAGACAGAAGTCTCACACAAGCCATTTGCATCTTTTTAGAGTTATCAGAAGTGCAGTGACAGCTATGCTGTCCAATCCGACATACTACCTACCTCCACCCAAGCATGCTGATTTTGCTGCCAAGTGGAATGAAATTTATGGCAACAATCTGCCTCCATTAGCATTGTACTGTTTATTATGCCCAGAAGACAAAGTTGCCTTTGAATTTGTTTTGGAATATATGGATAGGATGGCTGGCTACAAGGACTGGCTAGTTGAGAATGCACCAGGGGATGAGGTTCCTGTAGGTCATTCCTTAACAGGTTTTGCCACTGCCTTTGACTTTTTATATAACTTATTAGATAATCATCGAAgacaaaaatatttggaaaagatATGGGTTATTACTGAGGAAATGTATGAGTATTCCAAGGTCCGCGCATGGGGCAAACAACTTCTCCATAACCACCAAGCTACTAATATGATAGCATTACTCACTGGGGCCTTGGTGACTGGGGCAGATAAAGGATCTAAAGCAAACATATGGAAACAGATTGTAGTAGATGTGATGGAAAAGACAATGTTTCTATTGAATCATGTTGTTGATGGTTCTTTGGATGAAGGTGTGGCCTATGGAAGCTATACATCTAAATCAGTTACACAATATGTTTTTCTAGCCCAGCGCCACTTTAATATCAACAACTTGGATAATAACTGGTTAAAAATGCACTTTTGGTTCTATTATGCCACCCTTTTACCAGGTTTCCAAAGAACCGTGGGTATAGCAGATTCAAATTATAATTGGTTTTATGGTCCAGAAAGCCAGTTAGTTTTCCTGGATAAATTCATCTTAAAGAATGGAGCTGGAAACTGGTTAGCCCAGCAAATCCGAAAGCACCGACCTAAAGATGGACCGATGGTTCCCTCTACTGCCCAAAGATGGAGTACTCTTCATACTGAATACATTTGGTATGATCCTCAACTAACCCCACAGCCCCCTGCTGAATATGGTACTGCAAAAATGCACGTGTTTCCTAACTGGGGTGTTGTTACTTATGGGGCTGGGTTGCCAAATACACAGACCAATACCTTTGTGTCTTTTAAATCTGGGAAGCTGGGAGGGCGAGCTGTATATGACATAGTTCACTTTCAGCCATACTCCTGGATTGATGGGTGGAGAAGCTTTAACCCAGGACATGAACATCCGGATCAGAACTCATTTACTTTTGCCCCAAATGGGCAAGTCTTTGTTTCTGAAGCTCTCTATGGACCCAAGTTGAGCCACCTGAACAATGTGTTAGTGTTTGCTCCATCACCCTCAAGCCAGTGTAATAAACCCTGGGAAGGCCAGCTAGGAGAATGTGCACAGTGGCTCAGGTGGACTGGTGAGGAGGTTGGTGATGCAGCTGGGGAAATCATCACTGCCTCTCAACATGGGGAAATGATGTTTGTGAGTGGGGAAGCAGTGTCTGCTTATTCTTCAACAATGAAGCTGAAAAGTGTATATCGTGCTTTGCTTCTCTTAAATTCTCAAACTTTGCTAGTTGTTGATCACATTGAGAAGCAAGAAGATTCCCCGATAAATTCCGTCAGTGCCTTCTTTCATAATCTGGATATCGATTTTAAATACATTCCATATAGGTTTATGAACAGGTATAATGGCGCTATGATGGATGTGTGGGATGCGCACTACAAGATGTTTTGGTTTGATCATCGTGGCAATAGTCCCATGGCTAGTATCCAGGAAGCAGAACAAGCTGCTGAATTTAAGAAACGGTGGACTCAATTTGTTAACGTTACATTTCCGATGGAGTCCACAATCATGAGAATTGCATATATCTTTTTTGGGCCATATGTCAATGTTTCCAGCTGCAAATTTATCGACAATTCCAAGTCTGGACTTCAAATTTCTCTCAATGTCAACAATACTGAACATGTTGTTTCCATTGTAACTGACTACCATAACCTGAAGACAAGATTTGGTTACCTGGGATTTGGTGGCTATGCCAATGTGGCTGATCAGGGCCAAATCACCCGGTTTGGTTTGGGCACACAAGCAATAGTAAAGCCTGTAAGACATGATAGAGTTATTTTCCCCTTtggatttaaatttaatataGCAGTTGGATTAATTTTGTGCATCAGTCTGGTGATTTTAGCTTTTCAGTGGCAGTTTTACGTTTCTTTTAGAAAGCTGATGAGGTGGATACTAATACTTGTTATTGCCTTGTGGTTTATTGAGCTGCTGGATGTGTGGAGTACTTGCACTCAGCCCATCTGTGCAAAATGGACAAGGACAGAGGCCAAGGCAAGCAAGAAGGCCTTGTCGTCTGAAGAGCACCACGTCAGTCTTCCCGATGTTGTGATTACCTCACTTCCTGGTTCAGGAGCTGAAATTCTCAAACAGCTTTTTTTCAACAGTAGTGATTTCCTCTACATCAGGGTCCCTACAGCCTACATTGATATCCCTGAAACTGAATTTGAGATTGACTCATTTGTAGATGCCTGTGAATGGAAGGTGTCAGATATCCGCAGTGGTCGTTTTCGTTTACTCCGAGGCTGGTTGCAGTCCTTAGTCCAAGACACAAAACTGCACTTGCAAAACATTCATCTGCATGAACCCAATAGGGGTAAACTGTCCCAATATTTTACAGCAAAtaaggacagaaaaagaaaatcgaAAAGGAGAGAGTCTTTGCTGGAACAAAGAAGTAGAATGAAAGGCACCTTTGATAGAGATGCTGAATATATTAGGGCTTTGAGGAGACACCTGGTCTATTACCCAAGTGCACGACCTGTGCTCAGTTTAAGCAGTGGGAGCTGGACGTTgaaacttcatttttttcacGAAGTTCTGGGAGCTTCGCTGAGGGCATTGTATGTAGTAAGGGACCCTCGGGCATGGATTTATTCAGTACTGTACAGTAGTAAACCAAGTCTTTATTCCTTGAAGAATGTACCAGAGCACTTAGCTAAACTGTTTAAAATAGAGGGTGGTAAAGGCAAATGTAACTTAAATTCGGGCTATGCTTTTGAGTATGAATCGCTGAGGAAAGAATTATCAAAATCCAAATCAAATGCAGTCTCTCTGTTGTCTCATCTCTGGCTAGCAAACACAGCAGCAGCCCTGAGAATAAATATAGATTTGCTGCCTACCAGCTATCAGCTGGTCAAATTTGAAGATATTGTACGTTTTCCCCAGAAAACCACTGAAAGTATTTTTGCCTTTCTTGGAATTCCTTTGTCTCCTGCTAGTTTAAACCAAATATTGTTTGCCACCTCCACGAACCTTTTTTACCTTCCCTATGAAGGGGAAATATCACCAACTAATATTAATGTTTGGAAACAAAACTTGCCTAGAGATGAAATTAAACTGATTGAAAACATCTGCTGGACATTAATGGATCATCTAGGATATCCAAAGTTTATGGACTAA